The Corvus moneduloides isolate bCorMon1 chromosome 11, bCorMon1.pri, whole genome shotgun sequence genomic sequence CTAAACCTGATCAAACGCTGAGCTGCCCAAAGCAGTGATTTTAGTCTCTCTTTGGCTGGGGAGTAGGACCGGCGTTGTTGAACGCAGGGAGCAGCACGAGcagggctcctccagcagcagggacacaccACGAGCCAGAGGGGACCGTGGCACCAGAGGGGACCGTGGCACCAGCCGTGCCCAAGGTCTGAACAGGGTGGCAAAGTCATGTGGTGCTAAGAGGCTGCATTAACAGCCCAGGCAAGGCATGGGCCAGGTCTGGGGACCATCCAAGGAGTCCTGTCTAGAGTAAATCATTCTAAGATTCTCTCTaggacaaaaaaaggagaaaaccaatCCAGCTGATACTTGAGGAAAGAGAATTCAACTTCATTTGAAACACTGGTTAATACAAGGTTGGGTTTCTTTTGAGTGAACTGACACTAATAAATGTTTGCTCACATGTGGTGGGGTTTCTCTGCAAATAGGCTTTGATGATTCATCTGATCACATTCGGTTTTGCTCTTTAAGATAAATTGAGCACCTGCGTAGCTATTGTTGAGGAATGGAGACTTGTTTGTAGCTTAGTATTTTCTCAGGATGAGCCCTACATTTTAGCACAGGAGGAAGGTAAGGGAAAGGTTTAAAAACTTTCCTGAAGTGACACACTTTCAGaggagcctgcagaggagaagtcCTCTCAGCCACTGCCAGGGCTCTTTGCCTCCTCTGCAGGCTCAGTATTCTGGGAGTTCCACAGCCTCAGCTGCCACAGTATTTCCTCAGAATATTTCTTGTTGTGCAGTACACAGGAAGAATATTCTGTGCTAGATTGTACTCTGGGCTTTGAGGTAAATCTCAGTAATTCTGGTGATTTTCGTGTCCAGATGAACTTTTTTTAGATAgtaaggaaaagggaagaggtgCCATCGAAAATTAATTGCTCAAAATTTGAGTGGCCCAACCACACTAAAAAATGAAGTCtaaactgaagaattttttaattttttttctgcttacagGTGGGGTAAAACATGCAATGCTATTGCAAAAAAAGTTCTTTGATGAGATTTAGCCAGCACTCAGCTGCatgaaaatcaaagcagcaaAGGATGAGACAAGGCATGGAAAGAGTCTTCAGCCCTTCCTGTTGTAGGTACAACAGTATGAAAACTTACTCTGGCTGGTACCCACAGGTAACACATAGTATTTGTAGAGAAGAGCAGATGCCCCAAGCTGTTGGTGGCCCAAGCCCTGTTCTGGCTGGTCCAGTTTCAGTCCTAGCTGGAGGACCAGGGCGGCTGGCTcgggaggggaggaggtggggGGATCTCGGAGGGCTTCTGCttcacagctgggctgggggggcgTGGGGGAGGCAGAGAGTGCTGgtgctctgcttttctggatGACTGCGGCTGCTGCTGAGGCCATGTCTGAGAGCTGTCAAAACGGACGGTCTTTGGGCTCCCTGGACGCGAGGGAGAGTCGGGCCTTCCTGGCTGGGAcgctggagctggagcagggcgactgtggagagaggaggtgTCTGAGGCCCCCAGCTGCACCTGGCACACAGGgaccctcctccccagcagggcccagagctggcaaGGCTCCCCGGCacggctgcagctgctggcacacctTGGCCCAGGTGGACAGCTGCCCCTCGAGGCCCCAGCCAGCAGGGGATGGCTCTGGGCAGGGTCCCTGGCCAGGAGCGGGCCCCAGAGCGCGTCTGCCTTTCAAGGGCAATCTCGGCCCCGctctttctcctccccaccTTGCTTTGCCCCTGCCcggtgctcctggggctgcccttGGCCAGGCAGCCTCCgtgggagcagcactggctgcagccCGAGCGGGCTCCCCAGGACAAGGCGCAGCAATTAAGAGGCCAATTAAAGCACTGGACAGCAGCAGAACCCTCAGCAGAGTTGTTTGGACAACCACGGACTCAccacagctccacagcagcctcCCTGGGAATGTTTCCTGTCTACAAGCAGCCTTTAAAAGAAGCTGGGGGATGGAGATCAACAACTTACTGTTTTTTGCCCTTCCACCACCGGAACCCGACATAGCACAGGACCATGGAAAGTGGCACAGTGATCAGTGTCACCACTGTGCCAACCATGCAGGACTTGCGCACATCCTGGGGGCAGAAAACTCTCGGGCTGCTCGGTGTTTCCTGGGCATTTTTGTCTGACTTGCCAAGCACATCTGTGGGAGCAATGGGGAGTGTGAGCCCgtgctgtgcagcactgctgagctggcagcacgTTGCATACGGCCAGGACGTTCTCTgcttccccagagctggggcctGCAGGCACCTTGCCAcccctgggcacaggctgtgccacCAACAAAGCCCAGAGGGCCGGGAGGAGAGCCCGGGGGCAgcgcagctgctggggcaggggctccTTCGAGGGACACGGGCCAaagccatccctgcagcagcagctgccccgcGACAGCTCCCGCAGCGcagggggacagagccaggccctgtcaggacacacagcagccctgcccagtgtgggagccagggctggcGGCAGGGCTCCCGCTcggggctgctcctgtgcctggggCCTCTGGGCACTCGGGGCCGGCTCCGGGAGGCGGCTGCAGCGGGAGGGACGTTGGTGCACCAGTCCCGTTTGCCAGGGGCTGCGGAACGAGCTCCAGAGGCCTCGAAGCCAAGGCGCCTCCAGCTTTGGCTGCTGCCGGGCCCTGCAAGGGCGGCCCtgggggaagagctgctgccacacagcCCCGCCGAGGGCTGAGCCCGGCTGAGCCTGGCACAGCAATTACCTCCTGGGCCTGTGCCCGTggctggcagctcctcctttcctgcagcaggggcttgcacagagccattGTTTCCTGTGGGATGTGCCACCATCTTTCGGTTCATtcctggagaaaggaagagggacaGCTGGGTCAGGTGGAACAGTTCCCCATTTGGGTGGTGGCATCTTCAGGAGGCAATACTGGTCAAAGACATGGATCAGGATCAGGAAAATGCCCAGGCTCttggggctgggccagggcccTCCCTCCTCCAAAGAGCCTCCACTCCTGATCTACCCAGAGACCAGGAAATTGCAGGGGATCTCAGGGGGTGCATGGCCCGTGGTGCAGTTTGGGCACCCTGTCAGCTGATGCCAAATGCCTTCCTGCAGAGGccggggaggagctgcagccaggccaggctgggaaacagcc encodes the following:
- the NUTM2G gene encoding NUT family member 2G, which codes for MDIPGEDKKSLEASELLDQMLSDLERRRGMNRKMVAHPTGNNGSVQAPAAGKEELPATGTGPGDVLGKSDKNAQETPSSPRVFCPQDVRKSCMVGTVVTLITVPLSMVLCYVGFRWWKGKKHRPAPAPASQPGRPDSPSRPGSPKTVRFDSSQTWPQQQPQSSRKAEHQHSLPPPRPPSPAVKQKPSEIPPPPPLPSQPPWSSS